A region from the Streptomyces sp. 3214.6 genome encodes:
- a CDS encoding family 2 encapsulin nanocompartment cargo protein polyprenyl transferase codes for MGSIGSQGDGGPGPADGHEATALLERSRAAVDPELRAAIDSLPGSMRRIALYHFGWEHADGTPAADNAGKAIRPALVLAAASALGGPAARAAAVRAAAAVELVHNFTLLHDDVMDRDTTRRHRPTAWTVFGDADAILAGDALQALALGLLAGDPHPASSAAVARVAACVVELCAGQQADTAMEKRGPAEITLDEVLVMAEAKTGALLGCACAVGALYAGAAEEDVEALDAFGREAGLAFQLIDDVIGIWGDPRHTGKPAGADLAVRKKSLPVVAALTSGTPAAGELAELYAAPYEPADLDRTTLAVERAGGRAWAQDQAADRMSRAMHELSRAIPNPESAGGLLSLAEFVTRRSN; via the coding sequence ATCGGGTCCATCGGGAGTCAGGGCGACGGCGGTCCGGGACCGGCCGACGGGCATGAGGCGACGGCGCTCCTGGAGCGGTCGCGGGCCGCCGTCGACCCCGAACTGCGGGCGGCGATCGACTCGTTGCCCGGCTCGATGCGCCGGATCGCGCTCTACCACTTCGGCTGGGAGCACGCGGACGGCACCCCGGCCGCGGACAACGCGGGCAAGGCGATCCGCCCGGCACTCGTGCTCGCCGCGGCCTCCGCGCTCGGCGGGCCCGCGGCCCGCGCGGCGGCCGTCCGGGCGGCCGCCGCGGTCGAGCTGGTCCACAACTTCACGCTGTTGCACGACGACGTGATGGACCGCGACACCACGCGCCGACACCGCCCCACCGCCTGGACGGTGTTCGGCGACGCCGACGCGATCCTCGCCGGGGACGCACTGCAGGCCCTCGCGCTGGGGCTGCTCGCCGGGGACCCGCACCCCGCGTCCTCGGCGGCCGTCGCCCGGGTCGCGGCCTGCGTGGTCGAACTGTGCGCCGGCCAGCAGGCGGACACGGCCATGGAGAAACGCGGCCCCGCCGAGATCACCCTCGACGAGGTCCTCGTCATGGCCGAGGCCAAGACGGGCGCGCTCCTGGGCTGCGCCTGCGCCGTGGGCGCGCTGTACGCGGGGGCTGCCGAGGAGGACGTCGAGGCGCTGGACGCGTTCGGCCGGGAGGCCGGGCTCGCCTTCCAGCTCATCGACGACGTGATCGGGATATGGGGCGACCCACGGCACACCGGCAAGCCTGCCGGTGCGGACCTCGCCGTCCGCAAGAAGTCCTTGCCGGTGGTCGCCGCGCTGACCTCCGGCACCCCGGCGGCCGGCGAACTGGCCGAGCTGTACGCGGCGCCCTACGAGCCGGCCGACCTGGACCGCACGACGCTGGCCGTCGAGCGGGCCGGCGGCCGCGCATGGGCCCAGGACCAGGCGGCCGACCGCATGTCCCGCGCGATGCACGAACTGTCCCGGGCGATCCCGAACCCGGAGTCGGCGGGCGGCCTGCTCTCCCTGGCGGAGTTCGTGACCCGACGCAGCAACTAG
- a CDS encoding family 2B encapsulin nanocompartment shell protein produces MSVGEEVRAEPGKPQQSLGTAAARNLATTTKSAPQMQEISSRWLLRNLPWVDVQGGTYRVNRRLTYAVGDGRVTFVKTGDRVEVIPAELGELPALRSYEDEEVLGELAQRCRQREFGPGELIASFGSQTDEVYLLAHGRVEKVGTGPYGDDQVLGVLADGAYFGDQALLDADAIWEYTARADTACTVLILTRQDVEQVAERADTLREHLQQLRAIPEQRTNKYGEKAVDLAAGHAGEPDIPHTFVDYDARPREYELSIAQTVLRIHSRVADLYNQPMNQTEQQLRLTVEALKERQEHELVNNREFGLLHNCEYDQRLQPHDGVPSPDDLDELLSRRRGTKMLLAHPRAISAIGRELNKRGLVPETIDVGGNRIPTWRGVPIYPCNKIPVTEARTSSIIAMRLGEQDQGVIGLRQSGIPDEIEPSLSVRFMGINEQAIINYLVTAYYSAAVLVPDALGVLENVEIGRWR; encoded by the coding sequence ATGTCGGTAGGCGAAGAGGTCCGCGCGGAGCCGGGCAAGCCGCAGCAGAGTCTCGGCACGGCGGCCGCGCGGAACCTGGCCACCACGACCAAGTCCGCACCGCAGATGCAGGAGATCAGCTCCCGCTGGCTGCTGCGGAACCTGCCCTGGGTGGACGTACAGGGTGGTACTTACCGGGTCAACAGGCGGCTGACGTACGCGGTCGGAGACGGACGTGTCACGTTCGTGAAGACCGGCGACCGTGTCGAGGTCATCCCCGCCGAGCTGGGGGAACTGCCCGCGCTGCGCTCCTACGAGGACGAGGAGGTGCTCGGCGAGCTCGCCCAGCGCTGCCGGCAGCGGGAGTTCGGCCCCGGCGAGCTCATCGCCTCCTTCGGCAGCCAGACCGACGAGGTCTACCTCCTCGCCCACGGCCGCGTCGAGAAGGTCGGCACCGGCCCCTACGGTGACGACCAGGTGCTCGGAGTCCTCGCGGACGGCGCGTACTTCGGCGACCAGGCGCTGCTCGACGCCGACGCCATCTGGGAGTACACGGCCCGCGCCGACACCGCCTGCACCGTGCTGATCCTGACCCGGCAGGACGTCGAGCAGGTCGCGGAGCGCGCCGACACCCTGCGCGAACACCTCCAGCAGCTGCGCGCGATCCCCGAGCAGCGCACCAACAAGTACGGCGAGAAGGCCGTCGACCTGGCCGCGGGTCACGCCGGCGAGCCGGACATTCCGCACACGTTCGTCGACTACGACGCCCGGCCGCGCGAGTACGAACTGAGCATCGCCCAGACCGTCCTGCGCATCCACTCACGCGTGGCCGACCTGTACAACCAGCCCATGAACCAGACCGAGCAGCAGTTGCGGCTGACGGTCGAGGCGCTCAAGGAGCGCCAGGAGCACGAGCTCGTCAACAACCGGGAGTTCGGTCTGCTCCACAACTGCGAGTACGACCAGCGGCTCCAGCCGCACGACGGCGTGCCCAGCCCGGACGACCTGGACGAACTGCTCAGCAGGCGGCGCGGCACCAAGATGCTGCTCGCCCACCCGCGCGCGATCTCCGCGATCGGCCGCGAACTCAACAAGCGCGGGCTCGTCCCCGAGACGATCGACGTCGGCGGCAACCGGATCCCCACCTGGCGCGGGGTGCCGATCTACCCGTGCAACAAGATCCCGGTGACCGAGGCCCGCACCAGCTCGATCATCGCGATGCGTCTGGGCGAACAGGACCAGGGGGTCATCGGCCTGCGCCAGTCCGGCATTCCGGACGAGATCGAGCCGAGCCTGTCCGTGCGGTTCATGGGCATCAACGAACAGGCCATCATCAACTACCTGGTCACGGCCTACTACTCGGCCGCGGTCCTCGTACCGGACGCGCTGGGCGTTCTGGAGAACGTCGAGATCGGCCGCTGGCGGTGA
- a CDS encoding 1-aminocyclopropane-1-carboxylate deaminase/D-cysteine desulfhydrase, translating to MTDLRPRLPSPLQDVADDRFERHGVRLLLKRDDLIHPDLIGNKWRKLAPNLERAAGRTIVTFGGAYSNHLRATAAAGRLLGLPTVGVVRGDELAGRPLNPSLARCAADGMRLHFVDRSTYRRKTEPGVLTGLLDAVGAEDAYVVPEGGSNAAAVRGCRALGEELRDHGGVDVAALACGTGGTLAGLAAGLGPGRRAVGIPVLKGGFLGEEIRALQQEAFGGPRGEWWLDERFHFGGYARVPPELDAFAEDFERRHGVPVERLYVAKSLYALVALTEEGAFPPGARLAAVVTGSPFTQ from the coding sequence GTGACCGACCTGCGCCCCCGCCTGCCCTCGCCGCTCCAGGACGTGGCGGACGACCGGTTCGAGCGGCACGGCGTACGGCTGCTGCTGAAGCGGGACGACCTGATCCATCCGGACCTGATCGGCAACAAATGGCGCAAGCTGGCGCCCAACCTGGAGCGGGCGGCGGGGCGGACGATCGTCACCTTCGGCGGCGCCTACTCCAACCATCTGCGGGCCACGGCCGCCGCCGGACGGCTGCTGGGCCTGCCCACGGTGGGCGTGGTGCGCGGCGACGAACTGGCGGGCCGGCCGCTGAACCCGTCCCTGGCCCGGTGCGCGGCCGACGGCATGCGGCTGCACTTCGTGGACCGCTCGACGTACCGGCGCAAGACCGAGCCGGGGGTGCTGACGGGGCTGCTGGACGCGGTCGGCGCCGAGGACGCGTACGTCGTCCCGGAGGGCGGCAGCAACGCGGCGGCGGTCCGCGGCTGCCGGGCGCTCGGCGAGGAGCTGCGCGACCACGGCGGTGTCGACGTGGCCGCCCTCGCCTGCGGCACCGGCGGCACGCTCGCGGGCCTGGCCGCCGGTCTCGGCCCCGGCCGGCGGGCCGTGGGCATACCGGTCCTCAAGGGCGGCTTCCTGGGCGAGGAGATACGGGCGCTGCAGCAGGAGGCCTTCGGGGGCCCGCGGGGCGAGTGGTGGCTGGACGAGCGCTTCCACTTCGGCGGCTACGCGCGCGTGCCCCCGGAGCTCGACGCCTTCGCCGAGGACTTCGAGCGGCGACACGGTGTGCCCGTGGAACGTCTCTATGTCGCCAAGTCGCTGTACGCCCTTGTCGCCCTGACCGAGGAGGGGGCCTTCCCGCCCGGGGCACGGCTCGCGGCGGTCGTGACGGGCTCGCCGTTCACCCAGTGA